The genomic window CATTACCAAAGAGAAATAAATAAAGCAATGAAAGTTAGATCATCAATTAAAAAGCGTAGCGCTGATTGTAAGATTATTCGCCGTAAAGGAAAACTTTACGTAATCAACAAGAAGAATCCTAAATTCAAGCAACGTCAGGGATAATTAAAAACATTAGAACGAGTTCCGCACAACGGTGGCCCGCCGTTCGGTCGTTCATTAAAACACAACTAGAAATATGGCAAGGATTTCAGGTATTGATTTACCAAGAAACAAAAGAGGAGAGATTGGTTTAACTTATATCTATGGTATTGGTAGAACTACTGCACAACGTATTTTAAATACAGCAGGTATCGATCTTAACAAAAAAGTACAAGATTGGTCTGATGATGAGTTGTCAGCAATCCGTACTATGATTAATGATGAAATTAAAGTAGAAGGTGCTTTACGTTCCGAAGTTCAGTTGAACATCAAACGTTTAATGGACATCGGTTGCTACAGAGGTCTTCGTCACAGAAAAGGTTTACCAGTTCGTGGTCAACGTACTAAAAATAACTCTCGTACTCGTAAAGGAAAGAGAAAAACA from Pedobacter sp. SL55 includes these protein-coding regions:
- the ykgO gene encoding type B 50S ribosomal protein L36 translates to MKVRSSIKKRSADCKIIRRKGKLYVINKKNPKFKQRQG
- the rpsM gene encoding 30S ribosomal protein S13, with protein sequence MARISGIDLPRNKRGEIGLTYIYGIGRTTAQRILNTAGIDLNKKVQDWSDDELSAIRTMINDEIKVEGALRSEVQLNIKRLMDIGCYRGLRHRKGLPVRGQRTKNNSRTRKGKRKTVANKKKASK